A stretch of Pseudolysobacter antarcticus DNA encodes these proteins:
- a CDS encoding ECF-type sigma factor yields MNPDLPSSQTSTDPAPAQASVDTLFDEVYLRLKAMAGRQIAHGRGENTLNTTALVHELYLRINTHRELSFEHPSQFFAYAARAMRHLLSDRARDRLRQCAGGDWLRVTLTGVDQRIAIDSAEQALALDAALHRLEQTDARAARVVELRYFAGLTLDQVAEMLALTRRTIDRDWRFARAFLHDVLD; encoded by the coding sequence ATGAATCCTGATTTGCCCAGCTCGCAAACCTCGACCGACCCCGCGCCCGCGCAAGCCTCGGTCGATACGCTGTTCGACGAAGTTTATCTGCGTCTGAAAGCCATGGCCGGGCGGCAGATTGCGCATGGTCGCGGCGAAAATACGCTCAACACCACCGCTCTCGTGCACGAGCTGTATCTGCGCATCAATACCCATCGCGAACTCAGCTTCGAACATCCATCGCAATTTTTCGCGTATGCGGCACGCGCGATGCGGCATCTGCTGAGTGATCGCGCGCGTGATCGCCTGCGCCAGTGCGCGGGTGGCGACTGGTTGCGCGTGACCTTGACTGGCGTCGATCAGCGTATTGCGATCGATAGCGCGGAGCAGGCGCTGGCGCTGGACGCCGCGTTGCATCGCCTGGAGCAAACCGATGCGCGCGCCGCGCGTGTGGTCGAGTTGCGTTATTTCGCGGGACTCACGCTGGATCAAGTCGCGGAAATGCTCGCGCTGACGCGTCGCACGATTGATCGTGACTGGCGTTTTGCGCGCGCGTTTTTGCACGACGTGCTGGATTGA